In one window of Anaerolineales bacterium DNA:
- the glgP gene encoding alpha-glucan family phosphorylase — MPFDEYLSQKPPNQFNLPQRIHRLSELSYNLWWTWHAEAERAYRFIDPVTWEGTRHNPVRFLRQVERQKLDAATRDSGYLEIYDRVIRAFDEYMADTKQTWYIDTHPERIHQPIAYFSTEFGLHETLPIYAGGLGVLSGDHLKEASDLGIPLVAVGFLYTQGYFIQHITEDGWQEAEYKNLSFQDLPVFPVVDEHGDKLTVNVPLGEREVQVCMWRVQVGRTPLYLLDSNVEQNRQSDRNLTARLYTSDLDSRISQEIILGVGGVRALRALGFNPCAWHMNEGHSAFMALERVREMTASGTSFDTALEKVRATTIFTTHTPVPAGHDEFPLALIDQYFEKYWPKLGLDRDSFINLALHTQKWGERFSMAILAFRMSEHCNGVSELHGRVARKMWAFLWPDRPVEEVPIGHITNGIHSSTWVARRMGELFKEFLAADWEKHLDDPLLWEYIDRIPDHALWDVRRHLKRKMTDYLRERARPQWLCGNDHPVQVIASGALLEPYALTIGFARRFATYKRADLILRDVDRLLRLLNRPDMPVQLIFAGKAHPADDPGKLLIQEIYRQVKRAENGGRLVFVEDYDMNLARYLIQGVDVWLNTPRRPNEASGTSGQKAALNGVLNFSILDGWWIEGYDGENGWAIGTLTDFDTPEAQDEADAESLYQVLENEIIPLYYQRSADDLPGEWLRRVKRSIQSLAPRFSMRRMVKEYVNNMYLPALPNCKKKDYE, encoded by the coding sequence ATGCCGTTCGACGAATACCTGAGTCAGAAACCACCAAACCAATTCAATTTACCGCAGCGCATCCATCGTCTCAGCGAGCTTTCTTACAACTTATGGTGGACCTGGCATGCCGAAGCGGAGCGCGCCTATCGCTTCATCGATCCCGTCACCTGGGAAGGCACACGCCACAACCCCGTTCGCTTCCTGCGCCAAGTAGAGCGTCAAAAGCTCGATGCAGCCACACGGGACAGCGGCTACCTTGAAATTTATGATCGAGTCATCCGGGCCTTCGACGAGTATATGGCGGACACCAAGCAGACCTGGTACATCGACACCCATCCCGAACGGATTCACCAACCTATCGCCTATTTTTCCACGGAATTCGGCCTTCACGAGACTCTACCGATCTACGCCGGTGGTCTGGGCGTCCTTTCCGGAGATCATCTAAAAGAAGCCAGCGATCTCGGTATCCCCCTGGTGGCGGTTGGGTTTCTCTATACGCAAGGCTACTTCATCCAACACATTACCGAGGATGGCTGGCAGGAAGCCGAATACAAGAATCTTTCCTTTCAAGATTTACCCGTTTTCCCGGTCGTCGACGAGCACGGCGACAAACTCACGGTCAACGTCCCGCTTGGAGAGCGCGAGGTCCAGGTTTGTATGTGGCGCGTTCAGGTCGGTCGGACGCCGCTGTATCTGCTCGATTCGAACGTCGAACAGAATCGCCAATCCGACCGCAATTTAACAGCCAGGCTCTACACCAGCGATCTCGATTCACGCATATCCCAGGAGATCATCCTCGGCGTCGGCGGTGTGAGAGCGCTGCGGGCGCTGGGCTTCAATCCCTGCGCCTGGCACATGAATGAAGGCCATTCGGCATTCATGGCGCTGGAACGAGTGCGCGAGATGACCGCCAGCGGAACGTCCTTCGATACCGCCCTGGAAAAAGTCAGAGCCACCACGATCTTTACCACCCACACCCCTGTTCCTGCGGGACACGACGAATTTCCTCTGGCATTGATCGATCAGTATTTCGAAAAATATTGGCCGAAACTCGGCCTGGATCGAGATTCCTTCATCAACCTGGCGCTGCACACCCAGAAATGGGGCGAACGCTTCAGTATGGCGATCCTGGCTTTCCGCATGTCGGAACATTGCAACGGCGTGTCCGAACTGCATGGCCGCGTGGCGCGGAAAATGTGGGCCTTTCTATGGCCCGATCGACCCGTCGAAGAAGTCCCCATCGGCCACATCACGAACGGGATCCACTCATCCACCTGGGTGGCACGCCGCATGGGCGAACTGTTCAAGGAGTTCCTGGCCGCGGATTGGGAGAAACACCTCGACGACCCTCTACTCTGGGAGTACATCGATCGCATTCCCGATCACGCACTATGGGACGTTCGCCGCCATCTGAAACGCAAGATGACCGATTACCTGCGGGAACGCGCCCGCCCACAGTGGCTGTGCGGAAATGACCATCCGGTCCAGGTCATCGCGAGCGGCGCCTTGCTCGAGCCTTACGCGCTGACGATTGGATTCGCCCGCCGTTTTGCCACATATAAACGCGCCGATTTGATTCTGCGTGACGTGGATCGCCTGCTGCGTTTGCTCAACCGGCCGGACATGCCCGTTCAGTTGATCTTCGCCGGTAAAGCTCATCCGGCCGATGATCCGGGGAAACTTCTGATTCAGGAAATATACCGTCAGGTCAAACGCGCCGAGAACGGCGGCCGTTTGGTTTTCGTCGAAGACTACGACATGAATCTGGCGCGCTATTTGATACAAGGCGTGGACGTGTGGCTCAACACACCCCGCCGCCCGAACGAAGCCTCCGGCACGTCGGGGCAAAAAGCCGCTTTGAACGGCGTATTGAATTTCTCGATTCTGGACGGGTGGTGGATAGAGGGCTACGACGGTGAGAACGGCTGGGCAATCGGCACGTTGACGGATTTCGATACTCCGGAAGCCCAGGACGAGGCGGACGCCGAGAGTCTCTATCAAGTTTTAGAGAACGAGATCATTCCGTTATATTACCAGC